Below is a window of uncultured Cohaesibacter sp. DNA.
CGAGAGCGCAAGGCACATCCGCTTTGCGTCCTCTTTGCAAGCCATTCTGGCGGGTGGCGACGTGGACCGTTCGATAGACCGCGTCGCGCTGCACCACTATATGACCTGGCACGCCGTGGTGCCTGCGCCGCGAACGATCCTTGCAGGTGTGCGCAAGCTGCCAGCTGCGACCATCCGCATCATTGAGGCCGATGGCCGTTCGAGCGAGCGGCAATATTGGGTGCCGACCTTCGAGCGCTCCAGTGAAGATGAAGAGCGGAGCGAAGAGGAATGGTGCGATCTGCTGCTCGACAGCCTGCGGACTTCGGTAAAGCGCCGCATGGTCTGCGATGTGCCGGTTGGCGTGTTGCTGTCCGGTGGTGTTGACAGCTCGCTGATTGTCGGCCTGCTGGCCGAGCAGGGTCAGAGTGGCCTTGCCACCTATTCGATCGGCTTTGAAGATGCCAACAACGAGAAGGGCAATGAATTTGAATATTCAGACCTGATCGCCAAACATTACGGCACCAATCATCACAAGATCCATATCCCCTCGGTCGAGATGATGGAAAATCTGCCCGGTGCCATCAAGGCCATGTCGGAACCGATGGTTTCCTATGACAATATCGGTTTCTATCTGCTCAGTCGCGAAGTCTCCAAGACCATCAAGGTGGTTCAGTCCGGGCAGGGGGCAGACGAGGTCTTTGGCGGCTATCACTGGTATCCACCCTTGCAGCAAACAGCAAATGCGGTGGAGACCTATGCAGCCTCCTTCTTTGACCGCGATCACGGCAGGCTGGCGCAGCATCTTTCGGCGGACTATCTGGCCGATCAGGATGCAAGCCTTGCCTTCGTTACCGAGCATTTCGCCCGCTCCGGCGCGTCCGACCCCGTCGACAAGGCTCTACGCCTTGATACCAACGTGATGCTGGTCGATGACCCGGTCAAGCGCGTGGATAATATGACCATGGCATGGGGACTGGAGGCGCGTGTGCCATTTCTCGATCATGAGGTGGTAGAGCTGGCCGGACGCATGCCAAGCCGCCACAAACTGGCTCATGATGGCAAGGGGGTGCTGAAGGAAACGGCCCGCAGGGTCATTCCTGCCGCCGTAATCGACAGGCCGAAGGGCTATTTCCCGGTTCCGGCGCTCAAATATATCGAGGGGCCATATCTGGAGATGGTCAAGGATGCGCTCAGCTCGCAGGCGGCAAAAGAGCGCGGCATCTTCAAGGCGTCTTATCTGGAGGATTTGTTCGCGGCCCCGTCCGATCATATCACGCCTCTGCGCGGTTCCGAGCTGTGGCAGGTTGCTCTTCTGGAAATGTGGTTGCAGGCACTGGAGGATTAGAGCGATGTCCAATGATCGTGAGAAAAACAAGCCTCTGGGGCAGCATCGCCTGCGCCGCATCCGTCAGGAAGGCATGAGCACGCTCTATTCCTCGCACCAACTGACCGAGCAGAATGTGGTGCTCGATTGCGGCTGGGGTCGGCTGATCTTTGGCAATACATTTGAAAAGCCTGAAGACCTGATTGCGGTGATGCGGGACGAAAGGCCCGATCAGCGCGATATCGCCTTCTATGTCCGTGATCCGCATGTGGTTCTGGCTCATGCGCCGCAGGAATATTTCCTTGATCCGTCCCACACCTATCGGCTGGATCTGTCGGTCTATCGACCGGCCCGCCAGCGCAAGACGACCTATCACATTCGTCGCCTTTCAACGCAGGCCGATGCGGATGCGATCAATGTCATTCTGGCCGAAAGGGGCATGGTCACCGTGCCGCCGGAATTTTTCTGGCGTCATCGGGATGCAG
It encodes the following:
- a CDS encoding N-acetylglutaminylglutamine amidotransferase; the encoded protein is MCGICGEVRFDGSSPQVAMIESMTDRLSSRGPDASGTYFRNNIGFGHRRLKIIDLSEASAQPFVDQATGLAMVFNGCIYNYPELRKELEGKGHKFRSSGDTEVILKAWAEWGEDAIPRLQGMFAFVIHEEKSGRTILVRDRFGIKPLYLNESARHIRFASSLQAILAGGDVDRSIDRVALHHYMTWHAVVPAPRTILAGVRKLPAATIRIIEADGRSSERQYWVPTFERSSEDEERSEEEWCDLLLDSLRTSVKRRMVCDVPVGVLLSGGVDSSLIVGLLAEQGQSGLATYSIGFEDANNEKGNEFEYSDLIAKHYGTNHHKIHIPSVEMMENLPGAIKAMSEPMVSYDNIGFYLLSREVSKTIKVVQSGQGADEVFGGYHWYPPLQQTANAVETYAASFFDRDHGRLAQHLSADYLADQDASLAFVTEHFARSGASDPVDKALRLDTNVMLVDDPVKRVDNMTMAWGLEARVPFLDHEVVELAGRMPSRHKLAHDGKGVLKETARRVIPAAVIDRPKGYFPVPALKYIEGPYLEMVKDALSSQAAKERGIFKASYLEDLFAAPSDHITPLRGSELWQVALLEMWLQALED